Genomic window (Helianthus annuus cultivar XRQ/B chromosome 3, HanXRQr2.0-SUNRISE, whole genome shotgun sequence):
TAAACCTCTGATACTTTGTAGTTTGAAATGGTCTCATTGAACCGCCATGTCATCAATGAACAAAGTCTCAAGAGTGTGTATGTGGCTGGTAACAACAAAAAGAAAGCAACAGACAAACAAGGTGATTCCCAACATGAATTGAACCATGTTCTGACCCCTAAATCTGAACTTGAGCACGGGCCAGAGTTTATCTTAATGAGATGTATCAATTGCATCTTTTATGTCATGGTTCGTGAGGGTAACCCTAAGTGCCCTAACTGTCACAAGAGTGATGTTCTGCTTGATGCGCTCCCTAGGGATCTACTGAAGCCTCAAGAAAATAAGGACTCATAAAGAAGCGTAACCTCAACAAGGTACATATCATTGCACTATTGTTTTGTTAGATTTTAGTTTAAATTTTCTCTTGATTTCTTGCTTTTGGTATAATTTATTAGGTGTCTAAAATGATTAATGTAATTATTAAAAGAACTGACTTATCTATGATGCGGGTTTTGTTGAAAATTGAGATTGAGATTGGTATAGTGGTTAAAGGTTTGTTTTCATACGTTCTTATTTAGGGTTTTTATTGTTCATATATGTTCATTGTGAATGAAAATTCTAAAGGTATTGTGATATGGTTACTGGCATCAAACCAGATCCAGTCATCCACATTGCGACCTGGCAGCGTTTACATCAATTTTCCATGGAAAATGTTGTTGGTCGGAATTCGAACTTGCAGAACAGTCAAAACATGTCTGGTGTTCATCAAAATATTATAGGGAATAcaattattaaagttgaggggctaaacaatTATTAAAGTTTAGGGGCTAAAGTTGGTTAACGccaaagttgaggggccaaagtTGATTGATGTGACATAATAGcatatttatagtatatataatggtcaaaattataaaaaaaaaaatgatgatggcTATTATTATCTCAGGCACAAGAAGCTCTGGTATGCCATGGTCTGGGGATGAAGGTCAGCAGAGATGGGAACAAGCATGGATTGCTATAAAGAAGGTCAGGAATTTTTTTTATACTTTCAAGTTTATCGAAACAAGTTTTCCACTTTGTTTATAATGATAACTGAATTACACTTCCACCAGCAATACGGTTTAGaaattttaatgttttttttatcaCTTCACTTACACATGTTAAAATAGATGAGGGATGGATATGGTTGTCATTTTTCAGGTTTGGGCTTCAAAATGGAACAAGAGAGCGTACTTTAGTACAAGAAAAGTGAAGCTAGATCATGACCTCTTATGTATGGCTGTCCTGGTTCAGGAAATAATAAATGCTGACTATGCATTTGTTATTCATACCACAAATCCATCTTCAGGAGATCCATCAGAGATATACGCCGaggtaattaaaaaaaatattaacgtttTTAATGGGTCATTTCGAATGTTACATTTATGTTGCCTACAATGGATTAATAATATTCAGTTGAACAGATATGGAAATATAAAACTGTCTGTAACTGTTTGTTGTGCTAACAGGTTGTAAAGGGACTTGGGGAGACTTTGTTCGGAGCTTATCCAGGTCGGGCTTTAAGTTTAATTGCCAAGAAAGACAAGCTTGACTCTCCTAAGGTACATCAGTCTATTTCCAAATTTCATTTTCTGaataaatttattaattaaaaggaATTAAAAATTATAGTTTCATATACAACCATGTTGAATCTGTAGGTTTTGGGTTACCCAAGCAAACCCATTGGCCTTTTCATAAGAAGATCCATTATTTTCCGATCTGCATCCAATGGTGAAGATCTTGAAGGCTATGATTGTGCATAACTTTATGATAGGTAAAACTTCCATGAGAATTTTGAAACCATAGTTAATTCCATTATATCGTTCCTCCGAGGGATGTTGCAATAGTGGATGCAATTCGATCTAAAGTGGCAAGAGGCAAGAGGCGATCTACGAAGGGCGACGGTGCCGTGCTAAACAAGATAATGGCAGCAATGCTTGGCTATGTCGGTACGACGACCACATCCGGTGGTGAACAGTGGCTACTTCGctgctgtgaaaggtgaaataaATCTCCCCATAAAGTGCAGCGAATGAGATCACGTCGTCTTATGTTCCGGGGTGGTTTCGAGAGCAAATCACGGGGCATCTCGCAACAGCGATTCGGGTTGTTTGTGGCTAAGTGGGAGTTGCTCGAGGGCTGCAAATGACACCGGGTAATGGGGGTGATGGCTGCTAGAACATAATGGAAAACGAGACATCCACGTCATGTGATTTGGGTTCGGTTTCGGGGTTGAATCATGGTGTACGTACAAAGTTTGAGTTCGAACGTTATAGGTGAGTTCTAAACGTCCACGTTTTAATATTTTCAATGGTTTTAATGGGTTTTGGGTGATGATTACTTACTCCTATCATAAATGGTTTTATAATATCTATGCTTAATAacgtttttgttgattttctcgAACTGAAAGCATGTTTTTAAATGGGTTTAGGGCTGATTTGGAAAAAAAGAAGAACTTAGGCTATGTTTGGAAGTGATGAAGTTGATAAAGTTGGTTTTGCACAAAAATATACATAAGGTGAGATTTTAAATAACCTTGAGATTTCTTTCAAATAACAAAAGGTGTCTAAACAAAGATAATAAATTTGGTAGATTAAAATTCCAATATCAAATCTAAAACTTCAAGAACAAGTAATAATGGTGTATACATTAGTTATCACAATGAATGTCTTCGGTTTAATAATCGCATTGATATAAATATATAGGCCCTTATGGATGAAAGTTGGCAAAGTTATTCAGGAGTTATCTAAGACTTTGAGGTAAGATTTTTTTTCTTCTGAAATCACGAGTGCACATCtaaataatttttattattattgcaAGTTAATATTGATACACGGGTTATTTATGCAGTTTTTGCCTTCTTCATATGTGAATCATTATTTTTCAAACAATCTTCCAAATCAGCCAAGCCAATGACCGTATGATTTGTACAAGTGAGGTTCATCAATGGAGTGTCATAATGAAGAAAAAAGGAGTTTTTACTACTTCAGTGAAGGAGTGAAGGATGGACATATGTTTCACAAGATATGTTTTTaatctttgatggttggtgattCTGTTTTTAACATGCCAATTTTTAGGCCAAATGGACATCAACTTTAGCTACATGAGCAAACAATTAGTGAAGATGATGGCCAGTAGTCTGCACATGATGTAATTGATATTGAAAAAGATAGTTCCATGGATGAAAATGACCCTGTTGTCACTATAAATGTGACGTCCCGCTTTGTAAGAAGTAGAACCTTCtatttttaattagtatatatatatatatatatatatatatatatatatatattcatctACTGTGCAAATCATATTTTAACGTTAAATTATTTGTTTTGTAGTGCTTTCTGATTGGTTTTGTTAGGGTGGTTGGATTCGATAATGTATCGCAATTGAGAGCAAAGAATGTTGATAGAATAAGTTCGGATGGAACTTTCTACTGGTTACAAGAGGTATGCTGTAAAAGGATGGGAAATGTACTTGACAGACAATGGTTTATCCAGTTGTGATCAATGAGTTTTCAAAACTACCAGGAAAGAATGTATATTATTAATTTCAAATGCATACACGAAACAATGATGGCATGGTTAAAAACTTAAACTTTTGGGGTTATAGCTTTTGGAATTTAGTAGGGTTTTATTGAATGATTTGAGCTATGTTTTTTGGAACCACTATGGTGATGTTTGGTTTTGAGTTATATTTTTGggttttatgttcatgttcggtGTTGAATTATGTTTTTAGGTTTTATATTTAACAAGATGAAAGCTTAACTATTTCAAAGCTGTTCACATTTCAATTCACCACACTTTAACATTCTCAATGTTTAAAAGTTGCTAAACATGTTTTCATTATGGGGACCAATGTTATGCTGTTTAAATTTACAAATTCTACAAACCAACTTACCCATAATTTTACAATCATTTAATTTCCATACTTACTCAAAGATAACGTTTTTGGAATTTATtacatttatattattatttgtttcCCACGTATGCTCTTATTTCTTTTTGGTATGGTTATAATTTTGGATGGCTTGCATTGTGTAGTAGATGGCCGATCCCTACTTTTCGGGTTTCGATATCGTGTTTGAGTCGTCTCCGTTCATCGGGGTGGGTTGGTGTTATTTGGTGGACCTATCTCTGCAATTATTCAGTGGTATGTTGATTATGTATTGTATTGGGGTAATACGGTATGATTCAATATAAAAGGCTATAGTTCAGAGGTGCTTAGTGCCCCTATTTTTTGTTTAGTTGGCTGGATTTAGGTGGGTATCTTTTGGGGGCTGTGCGTTTTGGTGTTtgaatcgtgaccacaagaggtGTGTATTTTATGGCTCGGGTGTGTTTGGTCTGTGTTAGTGGATTCAATCACTGGATATTTATGAATTCGACTTAAACTATAAATGTTTATAAATTTATGAATTATATCGTTTTATTTTATaacatactaatattaatattaaccTTTCGATAGTTagtatttatttaatttataaatataattattttccCCACATCGTACATTTTAATTAAATTATTACATTCGTTATTTacaacccgtgagtattcacgggttataacctagttttcTTATATTTAAAAAGCTATTGATAttgaaaaataaattatttaTCTTCTTTTCACACTTCTCATATTTATTTATCTTCTAAATGGAACTCTcccatatacacatacatatatatatacacacacaaacaaattcaaatgataatttttttttccaaaactgAACAATGTATTTTCGTATATTCAAATGATAAATCCGAACTTAGTTAACTTACTTAATTTTGAGACAAGTTGTGCTTACATCTTTGGAGCCTGAATTCTAGCTGAAACTTACTATGCATTAAGCAACCCTAATACATTAAAAGTATAAATCTTGTACACACGTTCTATATATTGAGACAAATTTAGTATTTCTTTTTTCCTTAAACATCATAATATCTCAATGGATTTTTCGTCCCAAATAAGAAAACAATACATAACCATGTAAGTAATCAAATTATTCTTGAGTCCAACATATATTAAAAAGTTTCATAATGATATTATTCAGTAATCAACTTAAATTACATAGGACTTACCTTATAACTAATGACATGTTCCAAGATCTGGAATTACTATATTACAAGCACTGGCAACTGTTTTAGC
Coding sequences:
- the LOC110932661 gene encoding alpha-glucan water dikinase 1, chloroplastic, with product MPWSGDEGQQRWEQAWIAIKKVWASKWNKRAYFSTRKVKLDHDLLCMAVLVQEIINADYAFVIHTTNPSSGDPSEIYAEVVKGLGETLFGAYPGRALSLIAKKDKLDSPKVLGYPSKPIGLFIRRSIIFRSASNGEDLEGYDCA